AAGGGTGAGTGTTCGACTGCCGACAGGGAGCAGTTCGTGCTGGTCCGGATGGGGGACGCGAAGAGTTACGGCTCTGAATACCTGAATTTCGTAACCACTCGTGCGTGGGGCGGCCCACCCGTGCGTGGGGGCACCGGCTCCATCGCCGGTGCCCCCACGCTTCAAGCCGCGCCCCGGGCTGCCGTCAGCCGGCAGCCGCCCCGTCGCACTCCTGCCCCCGCAGCGTCCGCGCCAGATCGTCCCGGGCCTCCAGGACCAGCCGGCGCAGCGCGGGCGCCGCGTCCTCGTGGGCGGCCAGCCACTGGTCCGTGGCGTCCAGGGTCGCGGGCGAGTCCTGGAGGGTGGGGAACAGGCCCTTCACCACGTCCATGCCGATCTGGATGGAGCGGTCGGCCCACACGCGCTCGATCGCCTCGAAGTACTTCGGGGCGTACGGCGCCGTCAGCTCGCGTTGCGACGGCTGGGCGAAGCCCGCGATCGTGGCCTCGACCAGGGCGTTGGAGAGGGAGTCGGACTCCACGACCGACGCCCACGCCTGCGCCTTGACCGCGGCCGAGGGGCGGGCGGCGAGGCAGCGGACCTGGTGGCGCTTGCCGGACGCCGTGTCGTCGCGGGCCAGTTCGGCCCCGAGCGCGGTCTCGTCCGCGGCCCCGTGGGCGGCCAGCGGCTCCAGGAACGACCAGCGCAGCTCCTGGTCCACGTCAAGGCCGTCGATCTTGGCCGTTCCCTCCAACAGGCCCTGAAGGAGCTGGAGATCGGCCTCGTCCGAGGCGACCGCCGCGAAGAAGCGCGCCCAGGTCAGCTGGTGCTGGCTGCCCGGCTCGGCGAGCCGCAGCTCCCGCAGCGCGCCCTCCGAGAGCAGACGCCCGCCGGTCTCCCGCCACCCCGGCGCCGCGTAGTGGGTGAGCGCCGAGTTGGCCCAGGTGTGCAGCATCTGCAGGACGCCGATGTCGGACTCGCGGCCCGCGAAGCGCAGCACCAGGTCGACGAAGTCCCGCGCGGGCATGAGCGCGTCGCGGGTCAGGTTCCAGAGCGCCGACCAGCACAGTGCGCGGGCCAACGGGTCGGTGATGTCGCCGAGTTGGTCCCGCAGCGTGGCGAGCGAGTTCTCGTCGAAGCGGATCTTGCAGTACGTCAGGTCGTCGTCGTTGACCAGCACCAGCTCGGGGGCGTCCACGCCGACCAGTTCACCGACGACGGTGCGCGGGCCCTCCACGTCCACCTCGGCGCGCGCGTACCGCTCCAGCGCGCCCTCGGGGGAGCGCCGGTACAGGCCCACCGCCACCCGGTGCGGACGCAGTTCGGGGTGCGACTCGGCCGCCTCCTGCACCACGGCCAGCTCGGTGATCCGGCCCTCCGCGTTCAGGATCACCTGCGGAGTGAGGGAGTTGACGCCCGCCGTCTGGAGCCACGCCCGCGACCAGGCCGCCATGTCGCGCCCGCTGGTCTCCTCCAGCACCGACAGCAGGTCACCGAGGCGCGTGTTGCCGTACGCGTTCTGCTTGAAGTAGCGCCGCGCGCCCTCCAGGAAGGCGTCCCGGCCGACGTACGCCACCAACTGCTTCAGCACGGAAGCACCCTTGGCGTACGTGATGCCGTCGAAGTTGAGCTTCGCGTCCTCCAGGTCACGGATGTCGGCTGTGATCGGGTGCGTGGAGGGGAGCTGGTCGGCGCGGTACGCCCAGGCCTTGCGGTTGTTGGCGAAGGTGACCCAGCCGTTGGTGAAGCGGGTCGCCTCGGCCATCGAGAAGGTGCCCATGAAGTCGGCGAAGGACTCCTTCAGCCACAGGTCGTCCCACCACACCATGGTCACGAGGTCGCCGAACCACATGTGCGCCATCTCGTGCAGGATGACGTTGGTCCGGCGCTCGTACGCGGCCTGCGTCACCTTGCCGCGGAAGATGTACTCCTCGCGGAAGGTCACCAGACCCGGGTTCTCCATCGCGCCCAGGTTGTACTCCGGCACGAACGCCTGGTCGTACTTCCCGAACGGGTACGGGTAGTCGAAGTGGTCGTGGAAGAAGTCCAGCCCCTGCTTGGTGACGAGGAAGACGTCGTCCGAGTCGAAGTGCCGGGCCAGCCCCTTGCGGCACATCGCGCCGAGCGGGATCTCCAGCCGCGTACCGTCCTCGAAGACCCTCTCGTAGGAGTCCGTCACATAGTGGTACGGGCCGGCGACGATCGCGGTGATGTACGTCGAGATCGGCTTGGTCTCGGCGAACTTCCACACCCCGTCGACCAGTTCGCCGACGCCGTTGCTCCACGCGACCCAGCCCTCGGGTGCCCGGACCTCGAAGCGGTAGGGCGCCTTCAGGTCCGGCTGCTCGAAGTTGGCGAAGACGCGCCGGGAGTCGGCGGGCTCGTACTGCGTGTACAGGTACACCTCGCCGTCCTCCGGGTCGACGAAGCGGTGCATGCCCTCGCCGGTGCGGGAGTAGAGGCACTGGGCGTCGACGACCAGCTCGTTCTCGGCGGCGAGGTCCTCCAGCCGGATCCTGGTCCCGTCGAAGACGCTGCCCGGGTCGAGGTCCTTGCCGTTGAGTGAGACCGCCGTCACACTCGGCGCGACCAGGTCGGCGAAGCTCGTGGCGCCCGGATCGGCGCAGCGGAAGCGGATCGTGGTCACGGAGCGGAACGTCCGCGGCTCGCTCTCCGCGTCCCCGACCGCGGACCGCAGGTCGAGGGACACCTCGTACCCGTCGACGGACAGCAGGGCTGCCCGCTCCCGGGCCTCGTCGCGGGACAGATTCTCACCGGGCACGGGCGGCACTCCCTTAAGGCGTCTGAGGGGTCGGTCACAGGTTCGGACACAGGCAAGGACATGGGTACGGCCGAACAGCACCGATCCTGCCATGCGCTCCTGACAGCGGACACCGGGAATGGGGCGGACGTCCGTCGGTGTTGCCGAGTGAAAGACCACCTTCCGAGGAGAGCCATGTCCGCTGTGTCCGAGAAGACCCCTGTCGACTTCTGGTTCGACCCGCTGTGCCCCTGGGCGTGGATGACCTCGCGCTGGGTCCTGGAAGTGGAGAAGGTCCGGGACATCGAGGTCCACTGGCACATCATGAGCCTGGCCGTGCTGAACGAGCCCAAGCTGGACGAGCTGCCCGAGGAGTACCGCGAGCTGCTGTCCACCAAGGCCTGGGCGCCCGTCCGCGTGGTCACCGCCGCCTGGCAGAGGCACGGCGCCGAGGTCCTCGGGCCGCTCTACACCGCGCTCGGCACCCGCTTCCACAACGAGGGCCAGGGCCCGACGAAGGAAGCGATAGCCGCCGCGCTCGCCGAGGTCGGCCTCCCCGCCGACCTGATCGACTACGCCGACCAGGAGGCCTTCGAGTTCGACGCCGAGCTGCGCGCCTCCCACAAGGAGGGCATCGAGAAGGTCGGCCAGGACGTCGGCACGCCGGTGATCGCGGTGCCGGGCGCCGACGGCGAGCAGATCGCCTTCTTCGGCCCGGTCGTCACGCCGGCCCCCAAGGGCGAGGAGGCCGCCAAGCTGTGGGACGGCACGCTGCTCGTCGCCTCCGTGCCGGGCTTCTACGAGATCAAGCGGACGCGGACGGCGGGCCCGGACTTCAGCAACCTGTGACCCCGTGAGCCGGGCGGCTCAGTCCTTCAGCTTCCTGGGGCGGTCGAAGGGGTTGGAGCTCAAGCCGGTGCGCAGCGTCCCGCAGTCGCAGACGAAGAAGTCGCCGATGTATTTGCGCCCGGTGGAGTTCCGGAGCTTGTCCTGCTCGGTCTTTGTCAGAGTGCGGTGGGTCTCGTCGTGCCCGCACGTCTCGCAGTACATCTTCCGTGGGTTCGCCATGACATCACGGTCGCCCGGAAGCCTGGCTACCGTAAGGCCCTCGCGAGACAGCTTCTCGCGGGGGCCGTGCCACGTTCGGCTCCACTGACCCCTAGCGTCGAGCCCGGCCCCGGGCCTCCGCCAGCCGGGCCAAGTGGTCCTCGTACGCCTTGGTGTAGTACGCCGCCCGCCCGGCGTCGGGCCGCACGGTCGCCGTGGGCTCGGTCCAGGCGGCCGTGTCGAGAGCGACCCCGTGGCGCTCGGCGGCGGCGAGGACGGCGCCCCGCGCCCCCACCTCCCCCTCGACCACCCGCAACGGCCGCCCCAGCACATCCGACAGCAGCCGCATCCAGGCGGAGCTTCGGGTGCCGCCGCCGCAGACGGCCAGGGTCCCGGTGAGGCCGGCGGCCTCCAGGCAGTGCCGGGCGGCGTAGCCGATGCCCTCGCAGACGGCGCGGACGAGGTCGCCGCGGCCGGACTCCAGGGAGATTCCGGTGAGTTCGGCGCGCAGCCGGGGCTCGACGAAGGGGGCGCGCTCGCCGGAGGGGGCGAAGTACGGCAGGACGCGGACGCCGTGCGCGCCGGGCGGGGTCGCCTCCAGCAGGCCGTCCACCTCGTCGTGCTGGACGCCGGTGGTCGACAGCACCCAGTCGAGGGCGGCGGTGCCGACCATCGCGGGCATGGCACGCAGCCAGTACCCGACCCGGTCGGTCGAGATGTAGAGGCCCGCCGGTTCGCCGGTCAGGTCCAGGTCGGTCGTGCCCACCAGGCTGGCCAGACAGGTGCCGACGATCAACAGCCCGTCACCCGGAGCGGTGAGCCCGGCGCCGAGCGCGCAGGCGGGCAGGTCGTACGGGCCGTTGGCCAGCGGGACGCCCGCGGGCAGCCCCTCGCCGAGGGTTCGCGCGGTGGCGAGCGGATCGCTCACCGGCGCCAGCAGCCCCCGCCGGTGGGTCAGCCCGAGCAGCTCGACGACCCGGTTGTCGTACGCCCGTGTCCGCGGGTCGAGGAACGGCATCGACGCGTCCGACACATCCGTGGCGCGGACGCCGGTCAGCCGCTGGAAGACCATGTCCTTGCAGTACAGAGCGGTGGCGGCGGCGTCGAGGGACTTGGGCTCGTGCTGCTCCAGCCAGGCCAGCAGCGGGCCGGGGCAGCCCGGGAACATGGCGTTGCCGGTGCGCCGGAAGACCGTCTCGAAGGTGCCGTCGGCCAGCCACTGGTCGAGCAGTTCGTGGGCCCGGCCGTCCATCCAGGAGACCGCGGCCCGCACGGGGCGCCCCGCCGCGTCGACCAGCCACACCCCGTCGCCCTGCCCGGTCAGCCCCGCCAGCTCGACCGGGCCGGGTACGGCGGCGGTCAGCGCGGAGAGGACGGCGACGACGGCGGCGTACACCTCCTCCATGTCCTGCTCGACGAAGCCGCCCCGGATGGCGAGGTCCACCGGCCGTGCCTCGACGGCGAGTTGACGGCCCCGCTCGTCGAAGGCGGCGGCCTTCACCATGGACGTGCCCACATCGATCCCGACGTACATGCTCGGCCTCCCAAGGTCTCAAGTCCCCATGGCCCGTGCGGCGTTCAGGTCAGACAGTGCGCCAGCGGCTCCCCGCGTGCCCAACGCCCCACCTCCGCCGCCGCGATCGCCGCGGCCTTCTCGGCGACGGCCCGGCTTGCCCCGCCCAGGTGCGGGGTCAGCACCAGCCGCTCGGCGAGGCCGAACAGCCGCGATGCGGCGGGCACCGGCTCCTGTTCGTACGTGTCCAGTGCCGCGGCCGACACCTGTCCGCTCTCCATCGCGTCGCACAGCGCGTCCTCGTCGAGCAGCGGGCCGCGCGCCACGTTCACCACTACCGCGCCGGGCGGCAGCAGCGCGAGCTCGCGGGCACCGATCAGGCCACGCGTCTCGGGCGTGAGCCGGGCGTGCAGGGTGATCACCCGGGAGCTGGACAGGAGTTCGTCGAGGGAGGAGACGCGCAGACCGTGGACCTCGCCGCGGATGTACGGGTCGTAGACCATCACGCGCGCGCCGAAGGCACACAGCACCCGGGCGACCCTGCTGCCCACCGCCCCGTAGCCGACCAGGCCCACGGGCAGGTCCTCCAGCTCCAGGCCGCTGTGCTCGTACGTGTAGAAGCTCGCGCCCTGCCAACTCCCTTGCCCGGCCAGGAGTTCATGGGCCTGCGGGATGCGGCGCAGGGCCGCCAGCATCAGGCCGACGGTGAACTCGGCGGTGGCGGCGGCGTTCCGCCCGGGTGCGTAACACACCCGTACGTCACGGGACTTGGCGGCGTCCAGGTTCACGTTCACCGGGCCGCCCCGGCAGACGACGACCAGGCGCAGCGCCGGGGAGGCCGCGAGGACGCGCGCGGTGACCGGGCCCATCTGGGTGACCAGAACCTGCACGCCGGCGAGAGCGTCGATCAGTTGGTCCTCGGCGTCGCTGGCCTCCTCGACCTCGGCGACCCGGCCGAACGGCTCAAGAGGCCAGCCGAGCATCAACTCTCCACTAGTGCAGGGGAGTTCGTGCAGTGCCTCGCGGACGGCCGCCGTGATCAGCGACGGGAGGACGAAGTGGTCGCCGGCCGCCAGTACGCGCAGAGGTGTCGTCATCGCAGGGAGTCCCCCGTCTCGGCGTCGAAAACATGGGTGAGGCGGGCGTCGGCCGCCACCCGGACACGCTCGTCGTGCGCGAGCCGCACCTCGGGGTCGGTGAGGACGACCAGTGGCCGCTCCACTCCTTCGAGGGCCAGGGTCGCGATGCCCGACTCCAGCAGGGGTTCGTGGGCGACGACCCGGGCGGGCAGCCCGCCCTCGTCGGCGGCGCCCGTGAGCCGCAGGTCCTCCGGCCGGATCCCGACCACGATCTCGCGCCCCGCCGCCACGGGCACCGGCAGCGCGAGCCGCACGGAGTCCGACAGGCGGGCCCGTCCGTCGCCCGTCGCGATCCCCGGCAGCAGACTGATCGCGGGCTCGCCGACGAAGTCCGCGACGAAGGTGTTGGCGGGAGAGTCGTAGATCTCGTAGGGGGTGCCGAGCTGCTGGATGACCCCGTCCTTCATCACCGCGATCCGGTCGGCGAGCGACAGCGCCTCCTCCTGGTCGTGTGTGACCAGGATCGTGGTGTGCCCCAAGTCCCGCTGGATGCGCTTGAGTTCGCGGCGGGTGGTGTCGCGCTGCGCCGCGTCGAGGTGGGACAGCGGCTCGTCGAGCAGCAGGACGTCCGGCTCGCGGATCAGCGCGCGGGCGAGGGCCACGCGCTGCTTCTGCCCGCTCGACAGGCCCGCGGGCCTGGCCTCCAGCAGATCGGTGAGCGCGACCCGTTCGGCGATCTCGGCGACCTTGCGGGCGACCTCCGTACGGGACCCGCGCGCCCCCCGCCTCCTGGCCTTCAGCCCGAACGCCAGGTTCTCGGCGACGTTCAGCGGCGGATACAGCGCGTAGTTCTCGAAGGCGACCCCGATGTTCCGCTGCTGCGCGGGCCGCCCGACCACCGACGCCCCGCCGACCAGGATGTCGCCGCCGGTCACCGTCTCCAGGCCCGCGATCATGCGCAGGGTCGTCGACTTGCCGCAGCCGGACGGCCCGAGCAGGCCCAGCAGTTCGCCGGAGCGCAGCTCCAGATCGAGACCGCGTACGGCGTCCACGGCCGGCCGCCCCCGCGACCGGTAGGTCTTGCGCAGCTCACGAAGCTCCAGTGCGGTCATCGCCCTCCTTCACGGCAGCCCGGCGGGGCACGTCCTCACTCGGCTCCCGCCTTCGTCGCGCTCGTCGTGCACACCTCGTAGGGGACCTTGTGTTCATCCAGGTCGCGCAGCGCCTCCGGCGTCGCCCCGTCGTCCACCAGGACCAGGTCGAAGCGGGACAGCGGGGCGACCCGGTGCAGGGCGACGCGGCCGAGCTTGGTGTGGTCGAGCAGCAGGACGTTGCGGGCGGCCGAGTCGAGCATCGCCCGCTTCACCGACACGATGTGCTGCTCCTGGTGGTAGGCGTGGCCGCCGAGCACCGCCGACGTCGAGGCGAAGCACACGTCCACCCGCAGCGACTGCACCGCCTCCACGCACGACACCCCGAGGAAGGAGGAGTGCAGGGGGTCGTAGTCGCCGCCGAGCGCCATCAGGTGGATGCCCCGCTGGTCGGCGAGCAGGTTGATCGCCTCCAGGAAGTTGGTGACGACCGTGAGCGGGGTGATCTCGCCGAGCCGGAGCCTGCGCGCTATCTCCAGCGTCGACGTCGAGTCGTCGAGCAGGACCGCCATGCCGGGCTCTATCAGCTTCATCGCGTGCTCGGCGACGGCGGCCTTCTGCGGCCGCATGGTCTTCAGCCGGTACTGCACGTTCGACTCGAAGACCCCGGACGGCTGCGCGGTCACCCCGCCCCTGAACTTCCTGACGATTCCCTGCCGTTCGAGCTCGTCGAGGTCGCGGTGGATGGTCATCAGGCTCACTCCGAAGTGCTCGGCGAGCTCGGCCGCGGTCGCCGAACCGTCGGCGAGGACCCGCTCGGCCATGGCGGCCTGCCGCGCCGCGGGCCCCTGCTGTGCACTGCTGCCACCACCACTGTTGCCACTGCTGCTGTTCATCGTGCGCTCTTCCCGATCCGTCGTCCTGGGCGCTTAGGCCGGTCGGCCTCGAACAGCAGCAGGTTCTCAGGCCGGACCGTCAGCCGTACCGGGTCGTCGGGACGCAGTCCGGCCGCGTCCGCGCGCGGCGCCACGAGGGACACGTGCTGCCCGCCGAGCCGGACGGTGACCTCGACCGCCCGGCCGAGCACCTCGGTGACGTACACGGTGCCGGTGAGTTCGACGGGACCCTCGCCGAGCATGAGGTCCCGGGGCCGTACGCCGACCAGCACCTCCGTGCCCGGGGACGCCCCGGCACCGACCGGCAGCTCGACCGCCCCGTCCGCCGACCGGAATCCGTGCTCCTGCGTCACCGTGCCCGGCAGCAGATTGATCCGCGGGCGCCCGAACGCCCGCGCCACCTCCGTGTCGCCCGGCTGGTACCAGATCTCCTCGCGCGTCCCGGTCTGCACGATCCGCCCGTCCCGGATCACGCCGATCCGGTCGCCGAGCGCCAGTGCCTCGACCGAGTCATGGGTGACGTACAGCGTGGTGGTGTGCTGCACGGCGCCGATCGCCTTCAGTTCGGCGCGCATCTGCTGGCGCAGCTTGGCGTCGAGGTGGGAGAGCGGCTCGTCGAGGAGGAAGGCGCGCGCGGGCCGGACCAGGACCCGGCCGAGGGCGACGCGCTGCCGCTGCCCGTTGGACAGCTGCCCGACCGGGCGGTCCAACAAGCCGCTGATACCGAGGAGTTCGGCGATCGCGCCGATCCGGTCGCGGGCCTCGGCGGCGGGCAGCCGGTGCCGGGGCGAGCGCAGTGGCGAGGCGAGGTTGTCGTAGGCGGAGCGGTGCGGGTAGAGGGCGTAGCTCTCGAAGCACATGGCCACGCCCCGGTCGTACGGCTCCACCCCGGTCATGTCGGCGCCGTCCAGCTCGACCGTCCC
Above is a genomic segment from Streptomyces sp. R21 containing:
- the pepN gene encoding aminopeptidase N; protein product: MPGENLSRDEARERAALLSVDGYEVSLDLRSAVGDAESEPRTFRSVTTIRFRCADPGATSFADLVAPSVTAVSLNGKDLDPGSVFDGTRIRLEDLAAENELVVDAQCLYSRTGEGMHRFVDPEDGEVYLYTQYEPADSRRVFANFEQPDLKAPYRFEVRAPEGWVAWSNGVGELVDGVWKFAETKPISTYITAIVAGPYHYVTDSYERVFEDGTRLEIPLGAMCRKGLARHFDSDDVFLVTKQGLDFFHDHFDYPYPFGKYDQAFVPEYNLGAMENPGLVTFREEYIFRGKVTQAAYERRTNVILHEMAHMWFGDLVTMVWWDDLWLKESFADFMGTFSMAEATRFTNGWVTFANNRKAWAYRADQLPSTHPITADIRDLEDAKLNFDGITYAKGASVLKQLVAYVGRDAFLEGARRYFKQNAYGNTRLGDLLSVLEETSGRDMAAWSRAWLQTAGVNSLTPQVILNAEGRITELAVVQEAAESHPELRPHRVAVGLYRRSPEGALERYARAEVDVEGPRTVVGELVGVDAPELVLVNDDDLTYCKIRFDENSLATLRDQLGDITDPLARALCWSALWNLTRDALMPARDFVDLVLRFAGRESDIGVLQMLHTWANSALTHYAAPGWRETGGRLLSEGALRELRLAEPGSQHQLTWARFFAAVASDEADLQLLQGLLEGTAKIDGLDVDQELRWSFLEPLAAHGAADETALGAELARDDTASGKRHQVRCLAARPSAAVKAQAWASVVESDSLSNALVEATIAGFAQPSQRELTAPYAPKYFEAIERVWADRSIQIGMDVVKGLFPTLQDSPATLDATDQWLAAHEDAAPALRRLVLEARDDLARTLRGQECDGAAAG
- a CDS encoding DsbA family protein; translated protein: MSAVSEKTPVDFWFDPLCPWAWMTSRWVLEVEKVRDIEVHWHIMSLAVLNEPKLDELPEEYRELLSTKAWAPVRVVTAAWQRHGAEVLGPLYTALGTRFHNEGQGPTKEAIAAALAEVGLPADLIDYADQEAFEFDAELRASHKEGIEKVGQDVGTPVIAVPGADGEQIAFFGPVVTPAPKGEEAAKLWDGTLLVASVPGFYEIKRTRTAGPDFSNL
- a CDS encoding FGGY family carbohydrate kinase; this encodes MYVGIDVGTSMVKAAAFDERGRQLAVEARPVDLAIRGGFVEQDMEEVYAAVVAVLSALTAAVPGPVELAGLTGQGDGVWLVDAAGRPVRAAVSWMDGRAHELLDQWLADGTFETVFRRTGNAMFPGCPGPLLAWLEQHEPKSLDAAATALYCKDMVFQRLTGVRATDVSDASMPFLDPRTRAYDNRVVELLGLTHRRGLLAPVSDPLATARTLGEGLPAGVPLANGPYDLPACALGAGLTAPGDGLLIVGTCLASLVGTTDLDLTGEPAGLYISTDRVGYWLRAMPAMVGTAALDWVLSTTGVQHDEVDGLLEATPPGAHGVRVLPYFAPSGERAPFVEPRLRAELTGISLESGRGDLVRAVCEGIGYAARHCLEAAGLTGTLAVCGGGTRSSAWMRLLSDVLGRPLRVVEGEVGARGAVLAAAERHGVALDTAAWTEPTATVRPDAGRAAYYTKAYEDHLARLAEARGRARR
- a CDS encoding NAD(P)-dependent oxidoreductase, whose protein sequence is MTTPLRVLAAGDHFVLPSLITAAVREALHELPCTSGELMLGWPLEPFGRVAEVEEASDAEDQLIDALAGVQVLVTQMGPVTARVLAASPALRLVVVCRGGPVNVNLDAAKSRDVRVCYAPGRNAAATAEFTVGLMLAALRRIPQAHELLAGQGSWQGASFYTYEHSGLELEDLPVGLVGYGAVGSRVARVLCAFGARVMVYDPYIRGEVHGLRVSSLDELLSSSRVITLHARLTPETRGLIGARELALLPPGAVVVNVARGPLLDEDALCDAMESGQVSAAALDTYEQEPVPAASRLFGLAERLVLTPHLGGASRAVAEKAAAIAAAEVGRWARGEPLAHCLT
- a CDS encoding ABC transporter ATP-binding protein codes for the protein MTALELRELRKTYRSRGRPAVDAVRGLDLELRSGELLGLLGPSGCGKSTTLRMIAGLETVTGGDILVGGASVVGRPAQQRNIGVAFENYALYPPLNVAENLAFGLKARRRGARGSRTEVARKVAEIAERVALTDLLEARPAGLSSGQKQRVALARALIREPDVLLLDEPLSHLDAAQRDTTRRELKRIQRDLGHTTILVTHDQEEALSLADRIAVMKDGVIQQLGTPYEIYDSPANTFVADFVGEPAISLLPGIATGDGRARLSDSVRLALPVPVAAGREIVVGIRPEDLRLTGAADEGGLPARVVAHEPLLESGIATLALEGVERPLVVLTDPEVRLAHDERVRVAADARLTHVFDAETGDSLR
- a CDS encoding DeoR/GlpR family DNA-binding transcription regulator, whose translation is MNSSSGNSGGGSSAQQGPAARQAAMAERVLADGSATAAELAEHFGVSLMTIHRDLDELERQGIVRKFRGGVTAQPSGVFESNVQYRLKTMRPQKAAVAEHAMKLIEPGMAVLLDDSTSTLEIARRLRLGEITPLTVVTNFLEAINLLADQRGIHLMALGGDYDPLHSSFLGVSCVEAVQSLRVDVCFASTSAVLGGHAYHQEQHIVSVKRAMLDSAARNVLLLDHTKLGRVALHRVAPLSRFDLVLVDDGATPEALRDLDEHKVPYEVCTTSATKAGAE
- a CDS encoding ABC transporter ATP-binding protein; protein product: MIALRGIRKNYGRTTALDGLELEVAEGEFFCLLGPSGAGKTTTLKTVAGLEQPDAGTVELDGADMTGVEPYDRGVAMCFESYALYPHRSAYDNLASPLRSPRHRLPAAEARDRIGAIAELLGISGLLDRPVGQLSNGQRQRVALGRVLVRPARAFLLDEPLSHLDAKLRQQMRAELKAIGAVQHTTTLYVTHDSVEALALGDRIGVIRDGRIVQTGTREEIWYQPGDTEVARAFGRPRINLLPGTVTQEHGFRSADGAVELPVGAGASPGTEVLVGVRPRDLMLGEGPVELTGTVYVTEVLGRAVEVTVRLGGQHVSLVAPRADAAGLRPDDPVRLTVRPENLLLFEADRPKRPGRRIGKSAR